In the Bacteroidota bacterium genome, one interval contains:
- a CDS encoding WcaF family extracellular polysaccharide biosynthesis acetyltransferase gives MRNKTNLESYTTGTFKIGKGKIIQILWYIVNVLFFINPLNPISSLKVFLLRLFGAQIGRGVVIKPGVNIKYPWKLKAGNFVWLGENVWIDNLEFVEIGDNSVLSQGAMLLCGNHDYKKIGFDLITDPIRVEEGVWIGAKSVVAGGVVCRSHSVLAVNSVASNDLNEYSIYRGNPAVFIKEREIN, from the coding sequence ATGAGAAATAAAACTAATTTAGAGAGCTATACAACAGGAACCTTTAAAATAGGAAAAGGTAAAATCATTCAGATACTATGGTATATTGTTAATGTTTTATTTTTTATAAACCCCTTAAACCCAATATCTTCATTAAAAGTATTCTTGTTGAGGTTATTTGGTGCTCAAATAGGAAGAGGAGTTGTAATTAAGCCGGGAGTAAATATTAAATATCCATGGAAATTAAAGGCGGGTAATTTTGTTTGGCTTGGCGAGAATGTGTGGATCGACAATTTGGAGTTTGTGGAAATTGGAGATAATTCAGTATTATCGCAGGGAGCAATGTTGCTTTGTGGCAATCATGATTATAAAAAGATCGGTTTTGATCTTATCACCGATCCAATAAGAGTTGAGGAAGGAGTCTGGATAGGGGCAAAGTCTGTAGTTGCCGGAGGAGTTGTTTGCAGATCCCACTCAGTTTTAGCTGTGAACTCAGTAGCAAGTAATGATTTAAACGAATATTCAATTTATCGTGGTAACCCCGCAGTTTTTATAAAAGAAAGAGAAATAAATTAG